A window of Rhabdothermincola salaria contains these coding sequences:
- a CDS encoding glycosyltransferase family 4 protein yields MRVVHVVCTDAFAGVERYVTYVAARQAELGHQVTVLGGAHLPMTAALDGAGAEWAPASTTAAAARALGSQRPDVVHAHMTAAEVAAVASRPRHHAPVVATVHFAQERGAGRRRARLYRLLPRFLAAQVAISAFVAERAGLDLGDPRVHVVPNGVPWTQPPRPRRPVVLVAQRLEAEKDTATALRAWAASGLAEQGWHLDVVGDGAERPRLEALARSGGVEGSVRFAGFVGDVPRRLAEASIVVAPAPAEPFGLTVVEAMAAGTPVVAAAGGAHLETVGSAGVGGLFTPGSASEAATELRALADDEGRQASVGDALHQRWAEAFTIEGHVDALDAVYRRVGRDS; encoded by the coding sequence ATGAGGGTCGTGCACGTGGTGTGCACCGACGCCTTCGCCGGCGTCGAGCGCTACGTCACCTACGTGGCCGCCCGCCAGGCCGAGCTCGGCCACCAGGTCACCGTGCTGGGCGGGGCCCACTTGCCCATGACCGCCGCGCTGGACGGCGCCGGTGCCGAGTGGGCCCCCGCCTCGACAACGGCGGCCGCCGCCCGGGCGCTGGGTTCGCAGCGACCCGACGTGGTGCACGCCCACATGACCGCCGCCGAGGTGGCCGCCGTCGCCTCCCGGCCCCGCCACCACGCCCCCGTCGTCGCCACCGTGCACTTCGCCCAGGAGCGCGGCGCCGGCCGCCGCCGGGCCCGCCTCTACCGCCTCCTCCCCCGGTTCCTCGCCGCCCAGGTGGCCATCAGCGCCTTCGTGGCCGAGCGCGCCGGGCTCGACCTCGGCGACCCCCGCGTGCACGTGGTGCCCAACGGGGTGCCGTGGACCCAGCCGCCGCGCCCCCGCCGGCCGGTGGTGCTCGTCGCCCAACGTCTGGAGGCCGAGAAGGACACCGCCACCGCCCTGCGGGCCTGGGCCGCCTCCGGCCTGGCCGAGCAGGGCTGGCACCTCGACGTGGTGGGCGACGGCGCCGAGCGCCCCCGCCTCGAGGCCCTGGCCCGCTCGGGGGGCGTCGAGGGCTCGGTGCGCTTCGCCGGGTTCGTCGGCGACGTGCCCCGCCGCCTGGCCGAGGCGTCCATCGTGGTGGCCCCCGCCCCCGCCGAACCCTTCGGCCTCACCGTGGTGGAGGCCATGGCCGCGGGCACCCCAGTGGTGGCCGCCGCCGGCGGCGCCCACCTCGAGACCGTCGGCTCGGCCGGGGTCGGCGGGCTGTTCACCCCGGGGTCGGCGTCCGAGGCGGCCACCGAGCTGCGGGCCCTGGCCGACGACGAGGGACGGCAGGCGAGCGTGGGCGACGCCCTGCACCAGCGGTGGGCCGAGGCCTTCACCATCGAGGGCCACGTCGACGCCCTCGACGCCGTCTACCGCCGGGTGGGCAGGGACTCGTAG